The following are from one region of the Amycolatopsis sp. QT-25 genome:
- a CDS encoding NAD(P)/FAD-dependent oxidoreductase has translation MRVVIVGGGFAGYNAAKTLLKSVGDDTEIVVLNPTDYFLYLPLLPEVAAGILEPRRISVSIPGTLRGVRLVLGTARSVDFDARSVSYVDPEDRERSLGYDRLVLAAGSVNKLLPIPGVPEYAHGFRGLPEALYLRDHVTRQIELAASAEDQAERDARCTFVVVGAGYTGTEVAAQGPAFTTALAARHPELKDQKIRWLLLDLAERVLPELDRRLGDTADEVLRKRDVEVLMKTSIDNADAKGVTLTSGESVPTHTLVWCVGVRPDPLIEALGMKTAKGRLVVTAQLNVPGRRDVYACGDAAAVPDLTRPGEYTPMTAQHAERQGKLAGRNVAASLGHGSHGTYRHHDLGFVVDLGARQAAANPLHIPLSGFAAKAVTRGYHLLAMPGNRLRTATDWALETVTKRQTVQLGLVRSRSVPLDTDSPELPRTNC, from the coding sequence ATGCGCGTGGTGATCGTCGGAGGCGGGTTCGCCGGCTACAACGCGGCCAAGACCCTCCTCAAGTCGGTCGGCGACGACACGGAGATCGTCGTGCTGAACCCGACCGACTATTTTCTCTACCTCCCCCTGCTGCCCGAAGTCGCCGCCGGGATCCTCGAGCCACGGCGGATTTCGGTGTCCATCCCCGGCACGTTGCGTGGGGTGCGGCTGGTGCTCGGCACCGCCAGATCCGTCGACTTCGACGCCCGCAGCGTGAGCTACGTCGATCCCGAGGACCGCGAACGTTCCCTCGGTTACGACCGCCTCGTGCTCGCCGCGGGCAGCGTCAACAAGCTGCTGCCGATCCCCGGCGTGCCCGAGTACGCCCACGGCTTCCGCGGCCTGCCCGAGGCCCTCTATCTGCGGGACCACGTCACCCGCCAGATAGAACTGGCCGCCTCCGCGGAGGATCAGGCGGAACGCGACGCGCGTTGCACGTTCGTCGTGGTCGGTGCCGGCTACACCGGTACGGAGGTCGCCGCGCAGGGGCCGGCGTTCACCACCGCGCTCGCCGCCCGGCATCCCGAGCTGAAGGATCAGAAGATCCGCTGGCTGCTGCTGGACCTGGCCGAACGCGTCCTGCCGGAACTCGACCGGCGGCTCGGCGACACCGCCGACGAGGTGTTGCGGAAGCGCGACGTCGAGGTGCTGATGAAGACGTCGATCGACAACGCCGACGCGAAAGGGGTCACGCTGACCTCCGGCGAATCCGTGCCCACGCACACCCTCGTGTGGTGCGTCGGTGTCCGGCCGGACCCGTTGATCGAAGCCCTGGGGATGAAGACGGCCAAGGGCAGGCTCGTCGTGACAGCGCAGCTGAACGTCCCCGGACGGCGTGACGTCTACGCGTGCGGGGACGCGGCCGCCGTCCCCGATCTGACCAGGCCGGGCGAATACACACCGATGACGGCCCAGCACGCCGAGCGGCAGGGCAAACTCGCCGGGCGGAACGTGGCCGCGTCGCTCGGGCACGGTTCGCACGGCACCTACCGGCACCACGATCTCGGCTTCGTCGTGGATCTCGGCGCCCGCCAGGCCGCGGCGAATCCCTTGCACATCCCGCTTTCCGGCTTCGCCGCCAAGGCGGTCACCCGCGGCTACCATCTGCTGGCCATGCCGGGCAACCGGCTGCGTACCGCCACCGACTGGGCACTCGAAACGGTGACGAAGCGGCAGACGGTCCAATTAGGACTCGTCCGCTCGAGATCGGTGCCGCTGGACACCGATTCCCCCGAACTCCCCCGCACGAACTGCTAG
- a CDS encoding SRPBCC family protein: protein MSTITEMVDVEVPVKTAYDQWTQFESFPQFMEGVEEIRQIDATRTHWVTKFGGVSREFDATITGQHPDERVAWTSESGPDHAGVITFHRLDDNKTRITAQMDIDPEGFAENVADKLGVLDRRIKGDMKRFKEFIESRGRGSGAWRGDVDRPGS from the coding sequence ATGAGCACGATCACCGAAATGGTGGACGTCGAAGTCCCGGTGAAGACCGCGTACGACCAGTGGACCCAGTTCGAGAGCTTCCCCCAGTTCATGGAAGGTGTCGAAGAGATCCGCCAGATCGACGCGACCCGCACGCACTGGGTGACCAAGTTCGGTGGAGTGAGCCGGGAATTCGACGCGACGATCACCGGACAACATCCCGATGAGCGCGTCGCGTGGACGTCCGAGTCCGGTCCCGACCACGCGGGCGTGATCACGTTCCATCGCCTCGACGACAACAAGACCCGGATCACGGCGCAGATGGACATCGACCCGGAGGGTTTCGCCGAGAACGTCGCCGATAAACTCGGTGTGCTCGATCGCCGGATCAAGGGCGACATGAAGCGGTTCAAGGAGTTCATCGAGAGCCGTGGCCGCGGGTCCGGCGCGTGGCGCGGCGACGTGGACCGTCCCGGCAGCTGA
- a CDS encoding DUF3618 domain-containing protein, with protein MNDFPKNAEEARADRDVTREELTETLDALGRKLDVKSRVNDNLDAKVDEASAKISEKVSEPAAEKFRQGTEVVRANPLPFFAGVLALLVVIRLIMRKRSSS; from the coding sequence ATGAACGATTTCCCCAAGAACGCGGAAGAAGCCCGCGCGGATCGCGACGTGACCCGCGAGGAGCTCACCGAGACGCTCGACGCGCTCGGCCGGAAGCTGGACGTCAAGTCGAGGGTGAACGACAACCTCGACGCCAAGGTCGACGAGGCGAGCGCCAAGATCTCCGAGAAGGTTTCCGAGCCCGCGGCGGAGAAGTTCCGCCAGGGCACCGAAGTCGTCCGCGCCAATCCCCTGCCGTTCTTCGCCGGTGTTCTCGCCCTGCTCGTGGTGATCCGGCTGATCATGCGAAAGAGGTCTTCCTCGTGA
- a CDS encoding helix-turn-helix domain-containing protein, protein MPRPPLDGLIDDLYYLEGAPPYARLTLPPSPSALLIVNLGPPFRIRAGTDVGTAEYADGCVITTPTRAWEFGYPPGTRSVGVHFKPWGPAPFLPMPAAELCDRPVTLEQVWGRSAIAGLRDRLATADEPREMLTLLEEELMRRLREADGLGLVRHMSGLIAATGGTVAIGDLSAAAGVSTTHLAQRFKEFIGVTPKRLARTYRFTATVFAIDPTGPVDWGDLAGGAGYFDQAHFGHEFRAFTGLTPTRYLEVRRRFLREHPGHALDGWPLPAD, encoded by the coding sequence GTGCCGCGACCGCCGCTGGACGGGCTGATCGACGACCTCTACTACCTGGAGGGTGCGCCGCCGTACGCCCGGCTGACGTTGCCGCCGTCGCCGTCCGCGTTGCTCATCGTCAACCTCGGACCGCCGTTCCGCATCCGTGCCGGCACCGATGTCGGCACGGCCGAGTACGCCGACGGCTGCGTGATCACCACTCCCACGCGCGCGTGGGAGTTCGGGTACCCGCCCGGAACCCGGTCCGTCGGAGTGCACTTCAAGCCGTGGGGGCCGGCCCCGTTCCTGCCGATGCCCGCGGCCGAACTGTGTGACCGCCCGGTGACGCTGGAGCAGGTTTGGGGCAGGTCCGCCATCGCCGGGCTGCGAGACCGCCTGGCCACGGCGGACGAACCGCGGGAGATGCTGACGCTGCTCGAGGAAGAGCTGATGCGACGGCTGCGCGAAGCCGACGGACTGGGGCTGGTTCGCCACATGAGCGGCCTCATCGCGGCGACCGGCGGGACGGTGGCGATCGGTGACCTGAGCGCGGCGGCCGGTGTCAGCACCACTCATCTGGCACAGCGATTCAAGGAGTTCATCGGTGTCACGCCGAAGCGGCTGGCCCGCACCTACCGGTTCACCGCCACCGTGTTCGCCATCGACCCCACCGGACCGGTCGACTGGGGCGACCTCGCCGGTGGCGCGGGTTACTTCGACCAGGCCCACTTCGGCCACGAGTTCCGGGCGTTCACCGGGCTCACCCCGACCCGGTACCTCGAAGTCCGGCGGCGGTTCCTGCGCGAACACCCCGGACACGCGCTGGACGGCTGGCCACTGCCCGCCGATTGA
- a CDS encoding phage holin family protein, whose protein sequence is MIEEAHRKPSAEKSVGELVSDLSDEVKHLVRDEMRLAVAELQDKGKKLGVGAGLFGAAGVFALFGLATLITAVVLALALVMPAWLAAVVTGAALLLIGGLAALVGKKEVSSGTPPVPEEAIAGVRKDVETVKQGVRS, encoded by the coding sequence ATGATCGAAGAAGCCCACCGGAAGCCGTCCGCGGAAAAGTCGGTCGGCGAACTGGTCTCCGACCTCAGCGACGAGGTCAAACACCTGGTCCGCGACGAAATGCGGCTCGCCGTGGCCGAGTTGCAGGACAAGGGGAAGAAGCTGGGCGTCGGCGCCGGATTGTTCGGTGCCGCGGGCGTTTTCGCGCTCTTCGGCCTCGCCACCCTGATCACCGCGGTGGTCCTCGCGCTCGCCCTGGTCATGCCCGCCTGGCTGGCGGCCGTGGTGACCGGCGCGGCGCTGCTCCTGATCGGCGGCCTTGCCGCCCTCGTCGGCAAGAAGGAGGTCTCTAGCGGGACCCCGCCGGTGCCGGAAGAGGCCATCGCGGGTGTCCGCAAGGACGTCGAGACCGTCAAGCAAGGAGTGCGCTCATGA
- a CDS encoding dihydrofolate reductase family protein — MGKVVMYGSVSVDGFVADENDQPGPLFDWLSAGDVPLDESGMLKVSQRSYDHTRPYWDEIGVTIAGRHVFDLTDGWDGKPPSGIDHVVVVTHRPAPESWDPEAPFHFVDGVEAAVAKAQELAGDRVVEVAAGDVGGQILAAGLVDEVRMDVVPVVFGSGKRYFGPVDARRLLEDPAVVIPGDRVLHLSYRVRR; from the coding sequence GTGGGCAAGGTGGTCATGTACGGCTCGGTGTCGGTGGACGGCTTCGTCGCGGACGAGAACGACCAGCCCGGACCACTGTTCGACTGGTTGTCCGCCGGTGACGTCCCCTTGGACGAGAGCGGCATGCTGAAGGTGTCGCAGCGGTCCTACGACCACACCCGGCCGTACTGGGACGAAATCGGGGTGACCATCGCCGGCCGGCACGTTTTCGACCTCACGGACGGCTGGGACGGCAAGCCTCCGAGCGGGATCGACCACGTGGTCGTCGTGACACATCGGCCCGCGCCCGAAAGCTGGGACCCGGAAGCGCCGTTTCACTTCGTTGACGGCGTCGAAGCGGCCGTGGCCAAGGCGCAGGAGCTCGCGGGTGACCGGGTGGTCGAGGTCGCGGCCGGCGACGTCGGTGGCCAGATCCTTGCCGCGGGCCTGGTCGACGAGGTGCGCATGGACGTCGTACCCGTGGTGTTCGGATCCGGCAAACGCTACTTCGGGCCGGTCGACGCGCGGCGCCTCCTGGAGGATCCTGCCGTGGTGATCCCAGGCGACCGGGTGCTTCACCTGAGCTATCGGGTACGCCGTTGA
- a CDS encoding DUF4235 domain-containing protein — MNKVLYKPLNMVVSAAGGILAGMAFKQIWKRVSGEEDAPDATDRDFTWTQVIVAAAAQGAIFGAVKAATARAGAVGYRKATGDWPTED; from the coding sequence GTGAACAAGGTTCTCTACAAGCCGCTGAACATGGTCGTCAGTGCCGCGGGCGGGATACTCGCCGGGATGGCGTTCAAGCAGATCTGGAAACGAGTGAGCGGCGAAGAGGACGCGCCGGACGCCACGGACCGCGACTTCACCTGGACACAGGTGATCGTCGCCGCCGCCGCACAGGGCGCGATCTTCGGCGCGGTCAAGGCCGCCACGGCACGGGCGGGTGCGGTCGGCTACCGCAAGGCGACCGGCGACTGGCCCACCGAGGACTGA